One stretch of Eriocheir sinensis breed Jianghai 21 unplaced genomic scaffold, ASM2467909v1 Scaffold1227, whole genome shotgun sequence DNA includes these proteins:
- the LOC126989590 gene encoding uncharacterized protein LOC126989590 isoform X23, translating into MWYWCAGYPFTGSLITYTPRSFSASVVDSGVFPMWYWCAGYPFTGSLITYTPRSFSASVVDSGVFPMWYWCAGYPFTGSLVTYTPRSFSASVVDSGVFPVWYWCAGYPFTGSLVTYTPRSFSASVVDSGVFPMWYWCAGYPFTGSLVTYTPRSFSASVVDSGVFPMWYWCAGYPFTGSLVTYTPRSFSASVVDSGVFPMWYWCAGYPFTGSLVTFTPRSFSASVVDSGVFPMWYWCAGYPFTGSLVTYTPRSFSASVVDSGVFPMWYWCAGYPFTGSLVTYTPRSFSASVVDSGVFPMWYWCAGYPFTGSLVTYAPRSFSASVVDSGVFPMWYWCAGYPFTGSLVTYTPRSFSASVVDSGVFPMWYWCAGYPFTGSLVTFTPRSFSASVVDSGVFPMWYWCAGYPLPRCRTTFFFIEL; encoded by the exons atgtggtattggtgtgctggatatcccttcactggtagcctgataacatacactcccaggtctttctctgcctctgtggtggatagtggagtgtttcccatgtggtattggtgtgctggatatcccttcactggtagcctgataacatacactcccaggtctttctctgcctctgtggtggatagtggagtgtttcccatgtggtattggtgtgctggatatccctttactggtagcctggtaacatacactcccaggtctttctctgcctctgtggtggatagtggagtgtttcccgtgtggtattggtgtgctggatatcccttcactggtagcctggtaacatacactcccag gtctttctctgcctccgtggtggatagtggagtgtttcccatgtggtattggtgtgctggatatcccttcactggtagcctggtaacatacactcccaggtctttctctgcctctgtggtggatagtggagtgtttcccatgtggtattggtgtgctggatatcccttcactggtagcctggtgacatacactcccaggtctttctctgcctctgtggtggatagtggagtgtttcccatgtggtattggtgtgctggatatcccttcactggtagcctggtaacattcactcccag gtctttctctgcctccgtggtggatagtggagtgtttcccatgtggtattggtgtgctggatatcccttcactggtagcctggtaacatacactcccaggtctttctctgcctccgtggtggatagtggagtgtttcccatgtggtattggtgtgctggatatcccttcactggtagcctggtaacatacactcccag gtctttctctgcctctgtggtggatagtggagtgtttcccatgtggtattggtgtgctggatatcccttcactggtagcctggtaacatacgctcccag gtctttctctgcctctgtggtggatagtggagtgtttcccatgtggtattggtgtgctggatatcccttcactggtagcctggtaacatacactcccaggtctttctctgcctctgtggtggatagtggagtgtttcccatgtggtattggtgtgctggatatcccttcactggtagcctggtaacattcactcccaggtctttctctgcctctgtggtggatagtggagtgtttcccatgtggtattggtgtgctggatatcccctcccacggtgcaggactacatttttcttcattgaattatag
- the LOC126989590 gene encoding uncharacterized protein LOC126989590 isoform X12: MWYWCAGYPFTGSLITYTPRSFSASVVDSGVFPMWYWCAGYPFTGSLITYTPRSFSASVVDSGVFPMWYWCAGYPFTGSLVTYTPRSFSASVVDSGVFPVWYWCAGYPFTGSLVTYTPRSFSASVVNSGVFPMWYWCAGYPFTGSLVTYTPRSFSASVVDSGVFPMWYWCAGYPFTGSLVTFTPRSFSASVVDSGVFPMWYWCAGYPFTGSLVTFTPRSFSASVVDSGVFPMWYWCAGYPFTGSLVTYTPRSFSASVVDSGVFPMWYWCAGYPFTGSLVTYTPRSFSASVVDSGVFPMWYWCAGYPFTGSLVTYTPRSFSASVVDSGVFPMWYWCAGYPFTGSLVTYTPRSFSASVVDSGVFPMWYWCAGYPFTGSLVTYAPRSFSASVVDSGVFPMWYWCAGYPFTGSLVTYTPRSFSASVVDSGVFPMWYWCAGYPFTGSLVTFTPRSFSASVVDSGVFPMWYWCAGYPLPRCRTTFFFIEL; the protein is encoded by the exons atgtggtattggtgtgctggatatcccttcactggtagcctgataacatacactcccaggtctttctctgcctctgtggtggatagtggagtgtttcccatgtggtattggtgtgctggatatcccttcactggtagcctgataacatacactcccaggtctttctctgcctctgtggtggatagtggagtgtttcccatgtggtattggtgtgctggatatccctttactggtagcctggtaacatacactcccaggtctttctctgcctctgtggtggatagtggagtgtttcccgtgtggtattggtgtgctggatatcccttcactggtagcctggtaacatacactcccag gtctttctctgcctctgtggtgaatagtggagtgtttcccatgtggtattggtgtgctggatatcccttcactggtagcctggtaacatacactcccaggtctttctctgcctctgtggtggatagtggagtgtttcccatgtggtattggtgtgctggatatcccttcactggtagcctggtaacattcactcccag gtctttctctgcctctgtggtggatagtggagtgtttcccatgtggtattggtgtgctggatatcccttcactggtagcctggtaacattcactcccag gtctttctctgcctctgtggtggatagtggagtgtttcccatgtggtattggtgtgctggatatcccttcactggtagcctggtgacatacactcccag gtctttctctgcctccgtggtggatagtggagtgtttcccatgtggtattggtgtgctggatatcccttcactggtagcctggtaacatacactcccag gtctttctctgcctccgtggtggatagtggagtgtttcccatgtggtattggtgtgctggatatcccttcactggtagcctggtaacatacactcccaggtctttctctgcctccgtggtggatagtggagtgtttcccatgtggtattggtgtgctggatatcccttcactggtagcctggtaacatacactcccag gtctttctctgcctctgtggtggatagtggagtgtttcccatgtggtattggtgtgctggatatcccttcactggtagcctggtaacatacgctcccag gtctttctctgcctctgtggtggatagtggagtgtttcccatgtggtattggtgtgctggatatcccttcactggtagcctggtaacatacactcccaggtctttctctgcctctgtggtggatagtggagtgtttcccatgtggtattggtgtgctggatatcccttcactggtagcctggtaacattcactcccaggtctttctctgcctctgtggtggatagtggagtgtttcccatgtggtattggtgtgctggatatcccctcccacggtgcaggactacatttttcttcattgaattatag
- the LOC126989590 gene encoding uncharacterized protein LOC126989590 isoform X42 codes for MWYWCAGYPFTGSLITYTPRSFSASVVDSGVFPMWYWCAGYPFTGSLITYTPRSFSASVVDSGVFPMWYWCAGYPFTGSLVTYTPRSFSASVVDSGVFPVWYWCAGYPFTGSLVTYTPRSFSASVVNSGVFPMWYWCAGYPFTGSLVTYTPRSFSASVVDSGVFPMWYWCAGYPFTGSLVTFTPRSFSASVVDSGVFPMWYWCAGYPFTGSLVTYTPRSFSASVVDSGVFPMWYWCAGYPFTGSLVTYTPRSFSASVVDSGVFPMWYWCAGYPFTGSLVTYTPRSFSASVVDSGVFPMWYWCAGYPFTGSLVTFTPRSFSASVVDSGVFPMWYWCAGYPLPRCRTTFFFIEL; via the exons atgtggtattggtgtgctggatatcccttcactggtagcctgataacatacactcccaggtctttctctgcctctgtggtggatagtggagtgtttcccatgtggtattggtgtgctggatatcccttcactggtagcctgataacatacactcccaggtctttctctgcctctgtggtggatagtggagtgtttcccatgtggtattggtgtgctggatatccctttactggtagcctggtaacatacactcccaggtctttctctgcctctgtggtggatagtggagtgtttcccgtgtggtattggtgtgctggatatcccttcactggtagcctggtaacatacactcccag gtctttctctgcctctgtggtgaatagtggagtgtttcccatgtggtattggtgtgctggatatcccttcactggtagcctggtaacatacactcccaggtctttctctgcctctgtggtggatagtggagtgtttcccatgtggtattggtgtgctggatatcccttcactggtagcctggtaacattcactcccag gtctttctctgcctccgtggtggatagtggagtgtttcccatgtggtattggtgtgctggatatcccttcactggtagcctggtaacatacactcccag gtctttctctgcctccgtggtggatagtggagtgtttcccatgtggtattggtgtgctggatatcccttcactggtagcctggtaacatacactcccag gtctttctctgcctccgtggtggatagtggagtgtttcccatgtggtattggtgtgctggatatcccttcactggtagcctggtaacatacactcccag gtctttctctgcctctgtggtggatagtggagtgtttcccatgtggtattggtgtgctggatatcccttcactggtagcctggtaacattcactcccaggtctttctctgcctctgtggtggatagtggagtgtttcccatgtggtattggtgtgctggatatcccctcccacggtgcaggactacatttttcttcattgaattatag
- the LOC126989590 gene encoding uncharacterized protein LOC126989590 isoform X9, with translation MWYWCAGYPFTGSLITYTPRSFSASVVDSGVFPMWYWCAGYPFTGSLITYTPRSFSASVVDSGVFPMWYWCAGYPFTGSLVTYTPRSFSASVVDSGVFPVWYWCAGYPFTGSLVTYTPRSFSASVVNSGVFPMWYWCAGYPFTGSLVTYTPRSFSASVVDSGVFPMWYWCAGYPFTGSLVTFTPRSFSASVVDSGVFPMWYWCAGYPFTGSLVTYTPRSFSASVVDSGVFPMWYWCAGYPFTGSLVTFTPRSFSASVVDSGVFPMWYWCAGYPFTGSLVTYTPRSFSASVVDSGVFPMWYWCAGYPFTGSLVTYTPRSFSASVVDSGVFPMWYWCAGYPFTGSLVTYTPRSFSASVVDSGVFPMWYWCAGYPFTGSLVTYTPRSFSASVVDSGVFPMWYWCAGYPFTGSLVTYAPRSFSASVVDSGVFPMWYWCAGYPFTGSLVTYTPRSFSASVVDSGVFPMWYWCAGYPFTGSLVTFTPRSFSASVVDSGVFPMWYWCAGYPLPRCRTTFFFIEL, from the exons atgtggtattggtgtgctggatatcccttcactggtagcctgataacatacactcccaggtctttctctgcctctgtggtggatagtggagtgtttcccatgtggtattggtgtgctggatatcccttcactggtagcctgataacatacactcccaggtctttctctgcctctgtggtggatagtggagtgtttcccatgtggtattggtgtgctggatatccctttactggtagcctggtaacatacactcccaggtctttctctgcctctgtggtggatagtggagtgtttcccgtgtggtattggtgtgctggatatcccttcactggtagcctggtaacatacactcccag gtctttctctgcctctgtggtgaatagtggagtgtttcccatgtggtattggtgtgctggatatcccttcactggtagcctggtaacatacactcccaggtctttctctgcctctgtggtggatagtggagtgtttcccatgtggtattggtgtgctggatatcccttcactggtagcctggtaacattcactcccag gtctttctctgcctccgtggtggatagtggagtgtttcccatgtggtattggtgtgctggatatcccttcactggtagcctggtaacatacactcccag gtctttctctgcctctgtggtggatagtggagtgtttcccatgtggtattggtgtgctggatatcccttcactggtagcctggtaacattcactcccag gtctttctctgcctctgtggtggatagtggagtgtttcccatgtggtattggtgtgctggatatcccttcactggtagcctggtgacatacactcccag gtctttctctgcctccgtggtggatagtggagtgtttcccatgtggtattggtgtgctggatatcccttcactggtagcctggtaacatacactcccag gtctttctctgcctccgtggtggatagtggagtgtttcccatgtggtattggtgtgctggatatcccttcactggtagcctggtaacatacactcccaggtctttctctgcctccgtggtggatagtggagtgtttcccatgtggtattggtgtgctggatatcccttcactggtagcctggtaacatacactcccag gtctttctctgcctctgtggtggatagtggagtgtttcccatgtggtattggtgtgctggatatcccttcactggtagcctggtaacatacgctcccag gtctttctctgcctctgtggtggatagtggagtgtttcccatgtggtattggtgtgctggatatcccttcactggtagcctggtaacatacactcccaggtctttctctgcctctgtggtggatagtggagtgtttcccatgtggtattggtgtgctggatatcccttcactggtagcctggtaacattcactcccaggtctttctctgcctctgtggtggatagtggagtgtttcccatgtggtattggtgtgctggatatcccctcccacggtgcaggactacatttttcttcattgaattatag
- the LOC126989590 gene encoding uncharacterized protein LOC126989590 isoform X10 encodes MWYWCAGYPFTGSLITYTPRSFSASVVDSGVFPMWYWCAGYPFTGSLITYTPRSFSASVVDSGVFPMWYWCAGYPFTGSLVTYTPRSFSASVVDSGVFPVWYWCAGYPFTGSLVTYTPRSFSASVVNSGVFPMWYWCAGYPFTGSLVTYTPRSFSASVVDSGVFPMWYWCAGYPFTGSLVTYTPRSFSASVVDSGVFPMWYWCAGYPFTGSLVTYTPRSFSASVVDSGVFPMWYWCAGYPFTGSLVTYTPRSFSASVVDSGVFPMWYWCAGYPFTGSLVTFTPRSFSASVVDSGVFPMWYWCAGYPFTGSLVTYTPRSFSASVVDSGVFPMWYWCAGYPFTGSLVTYTPRSFSASVVDSGVFPMWYWCAGYPFTGSLVTYAPRSFSASVVDSGVFPMWYWCAGYPFTGSLVTYTPRSFSASVVDSGVFPMWYWCAGYPFTGSLVTFTPRSFSASVVDSGVFPMWYWCAGYPLPRCRTTFFFIEL; translated from the exons atgtggtattggtgtgctggatatcccttcactggtagcctgataacatacactcccaggtctttctctgcctctgtggtggatagtggagtgtttcccatgtggtattggtgtgctggatatcccttcactggtagcctgataacatacactcccaggtctttctctgcctctgtggtggatagtggagtgtttcccatgtggtattggtgtgctggatatccctttactggtagcctggtaacatacactcccaggtctttctctgcctctgtggtggatagtggagtgtttcccgtgtggtattggtgtgctggatatcccttcactggtagcctggtaacatacactcccag gtctttctctgcctctgtggtgaatagtggagtgtttcccatgtggtattggtgtgctggatatcccttcactggtagcctggtaacatacactcccag gtctttctctgcctctgtggtggatagtggagtgtttcccatgtggtattggtgtgctggatatcccttcactggtagcctggtgacatacactcccag gtctttctctgcctccgtggtggatagtggagtgtttcccatgtggtattggtgtgctggatatcccttcactggtagcctggtaacatacactcccaggtctttctctgcctctgtggtggatagtggagtgtttcccatgtggtattggtgtgctggatatcccttcactggtagcctggtgacatacactcccaggtctttctctgcctctgtggtggatagtggagtgtttcccatgtggtattggtgtgctggatatcccttcactggtagcctggtaacattcactcccag gtctttctctgcctccgtggtggatagtggagtgtttcccatgtggtattggtgtgctggatatcccttcactggtagcctggtaacatacactcccaggtctttctctgcctccgtggtggatagtggagtgtttcccatgtggtattggtgtgctggatatcccttcactggtagcctggtaacatacactcccag gtctttctctgcctctgtggtggatagtggagtgtttcccatgtggtattggtgtgctggatatcccttcactggtagcctggtaacatacgctcccag gtctttctctgcctctgtggtggatagtggagtgtttcccatgtggtattggtgtgctggatatcccttcactggtagcctggtaacatacactcccaggtctttctctgcctctgtggtggatagtggagtgtttcccatgtggtattggtgtgctggatatcccttcactggtagcctggtaacattcactcccaggtctttctctgcctctgtggtggatagtggagtgtttcccatgtggtattggtgtgctggatatcccctcccacggtgcaggactacatttttcttcattgaattatag
- the LOC126989590 gene encoding uncharacterized protein LOC126989590 isoform X36, protein MWYWCAGYPFTGSLITYTPRSFSASVVDSGVFPMWYWCAGYPFTGSLITYTPRSFSASVVDSGVFPMWYWCAGYPFTGSLVTYTPRSFSASVVDSGVFPVWYWCAGYPFTGSLVTYTPRSFSASVVNSGVFPMWYWCAGYPFTGSLVTYTPRSFSASVVDSGVFPMWYWCAGYPFTGSLVTFTPRSFSASVVDSGVFPMWYWCAGYPFTGSLVTYTPRSFSASVVDSGVFPMWYWCAGYPFTGSLVTYTPRSFSASVVDSGVFPMWYWCAGYPFTGSLVTYAPRSFSASVVDSGVFPMWYWCAGYPFTGSLVTYTPRSFSASVVDSGVFPMWYWCAGYPFTGSLVTFTPRSFSASVVDSGVFPMWYWCAGYPLPRCRTTFFFIEL, encoded by the exons atgtggtattggtgtgctggatatcccttcactggtagcctgataacatacactcccaggtctttctctgcctctgtggtggatagtggagtgtttcccatgtggtattggtgtgctggatatcccttcactggtagcctgataacatacactcccaggtctttctctgcctctgtggtggatagtggagtgtttcccatgtggtattggtgtgctggatatccctttactggtagcctggtaacatacactcccaggtctttctctgcctctgtggtggatagtggagtgtttcccgtgtggtattggtgtgctggatatcccttcactggtagcctggtaacatacactcccag gtctttctctgcctctgtggtgaatagtggagtgtttcccatgtggtattggtgtgctggatatcccttcactggtagcctggtaacatacactcccaggtctttctctgcctctgtggtggatagtggagtgtttcccatgtggtattggtgtgctggatatcccttcactggtagcctggtaacattcactcccag gtctttctctgcctccgtggtggatagtggagtgtttcccatgtggtattggtgtgctggatatcccttcactggtagcctggtaacatacactcccag gtctttctctgcctccgtggtggatagtggagtgtttcccatgtggtattggtgtgctggatatcccttcactggtagcctggtaacatacactcccag gtctttctctgcctctgtggtggatagtggagtgtttcccatgtggtattggtgtgctggatatcccttcactggtagcctggtaacatacgctcccag gtctttctctgcctctgtggtggatagtggagtgtttcccatgtggtattggtgtgctggatatcccttcactggtagcctggtaacatacactcccaggtctttctctgcctctgtggtggatagtggagtgtttcccatgtggtattggtgtgctggatatcccttcactggtagcctggtaacattcactcccaggtctttctctgcctctgtggtggatagtggagtgtttcccatgtggtattggtgtgctggatatcccctcccacggtgcaggactacatttttcttcattgaattatag
- the LOC126989590 gene encoding uncharacterized protein LOC126989590 isoform X19, which produces MWYWCAGYPFTGSLITYTPRSFSASVVDSGVFPMWYWCAGYPFTGSLITYTPRSFSASVVDSGVFPMWYWCAGYPFTGSLVTYTPRSFSASVVDSGVFPVWYWCAGYPFTGSLVTYTPRSFSASVVDSGVFPMWYWCAGYPFTGSLVTYTPRSFSASVVDSGVFPMWYWCAGYPFTGSLVTFTPRSFSASVVDSGVFPMWYWCAGYPFTGSLVTYTPRSFSASVVDSGVFPMWYWCAGYPFTGSLVTYTPRSFSASVVDSGVFPMWYWCAGYPFTGSLVTYTPRSFSASVVDSGVFPMWYWCAGYPFTGSLVTYTPRSFSASVVDSGVFPMWYWCAGYPFTGSLVTYAPRSFSASVVDSGVFPMWYWCAGYPFTGSLVTYTPRSFSASVVDSGVFPMWYWCAGYPFTGSLVTFTPRSFSASVVDSGVFPMWYWCAGYPLPRCRTTFFFIEL; this is translated from the exons atgtggtattggtgtgctggatatcccttcactggtagcctgataacatacactcccaggtctttctctgcctctgtggtggatagtggagtgtttcccatgtggtattggtgtgctggatatcccttcactggtagcctgataacatacactcccaggtctttctctgcctctgtggtggatagtggagtgtttcccatgtggtattggtgtgctggatatccctttactggtagcctggtaacatacactcccaggtctttctctgcctctgtggtggatagtggagtgtttcccgtgtggtattggtgtgctggatatcccttcactggtagcctggtaacatacactcccag gtctttctctgcctctgtggtggatagtggagtgtttcccatgtggtattggtgtgctggatatcccttcactggtagcctggtgacatacactcccaggtctttctctgcctctgtggtggatagtggagtgtttcccatgtggtattggtgtgctggatatcccttcactggtagcctggtaacattcactcccag gtctttctctgcctctgtggtggatagtggagtgtttcccatgtggtattggtgtgctggatatcccttcactggtagcctggtgacatacactcccag gtctttctctgcctccgtggtggatagtggagtgtttcccatgtggtattggtgtgctggatatcccttcactggtagcctggtaacatacactcccag gtctttctctgcctccgtggtggatagtggagtgtttcccatgtggtattggtgtgctggatatcccttcactggtagcctggtaacatacactcccaggtctttctctgcctccgtggtggatagtggagtgtttcccatgtggtattggtgtgctggatatcccttcactggtagcctggtaacatacactcccag gtctttctctgcctctgtggtggatagtggagtgtttcccatgtggtattggtgtgctggatatcccttcactggtagcctggtaacatacgctcccag gtctttctctgcctctgtggtggatagtggagtgtttcccatgtggtattggtgtgctggatatcccttcactggtagcctggtaacatacactcccaggtctttctctgcctctgtggtggatagtggagtgtttcccatgtggtattggtgtgctggatatcccttcactggtagcctggtaacattcactcccaggtctttctctgcctctgtggtggatagtggagtgtttcccatgtggtattggtgtgctggatatcccctcccacggtgcaggactacatttttcttcattgaattatag
- the LOC126989590 gene encoding uncharacterized protein LOC126989590 isoform X39, with amino-acid sequence MWYWCAGYPFTGSLVTYTPRSFSASVVDSGVFPMWYWCAGYPFTGSLVTYTPRSFSASVVDSGVFPMWYWCAGYPFTGSLVTFTPRSFSASVVDSGVFPMWYWCAGYPFTGSLVTYTPRSFSASVVDSGVFPMWYWCAGYPFTGSLVTYTPRSFSASVVDSGVFPMWYWCAGYPFTGSLVTYTPRSFSASVVDSGVFPMWYWCAGYPFTGSLVTYTPRSFSASVVDSGVFPMWYWCAGYPFTGSLVTYAPRSFSASVVDSGVFPMWYWCAGYPFTGSLVTYTPRSFSASVVDSGVFPMWYWCAGYPFTGSLVTFTPRSFSASVVDSGVFPMWYWCAGYPLPRCRTTFFFIEL; translated from the exons atgtggtattggtgtgctggatatcccttcactggtagcctggtaacatacactcccag gtctttctctgcctctgtggtggatagtggagtgtttcccatgtggtattggtgtgctggatatcccttcactggtagcctggtgacatacactcccaggtctttctctgcctctgtggtggatagtggagtgtttcccatgtggtattggtgtgctggatatcccttcactggtagcctggtaacattcactcccag gtctttctctgcctctgtggtggatagtggagtgtttcccatgtggtattggtgtgctggatatcccttcactggtagcctggtgacatacactcccag gtctttctctgcctccgtggtggatagtggagtgtttcccatgtggtattggtgtgctggatatcccttcactggtagcctggtaacatacactcccag gtctttctctgcctccgtggtggatagtggagtgtttcccatgtggtattggtgtgctggatatcccttcactggtagcctggtaacatacactcccaggtctttctctgcctccgtggtggatagtggagtgtttcccatgtggtattggtgtgctggatatcccttcactggtagcctggtaacatacactcccag gtctttctctgcctctgtggtggatagtggagtgtttcccatgtggtattggtgtgctggatatcccttcactggtagcctggtaacatacgctcccag gtctttctctgcctctgtggtggatagtggagtgtttcccatgtggtattggtgtgctggatatcccttcactggtagcctggtaacatacactcccaggtctttctctgcctctgtggtggatagtggagtgtttcccatgtggtattggtgtgctggatatcccttcactggtagcctggtaacattcactcccaggtctttctctgcctctgtggtggatagtggagtgtttcccatgtggtattggtgtgctggatatcccctcccacggtgcaggactacatttttcttcattgaattatag